The genomic window GCCCTGGCCAGCGGCGCCCTGATCCCCCCGAAGACGGACGAGCAGCTCGCCGCGCTCGGTCGCCTCGAGACGACGCTGGCGCTGATCGAGGGCTGGGTCGACGTCGTCACGGCCCAGGCCACCGCGCGGCTCCCCCGCTCCGCCGCGATCGCCGAGACGGTGCGCCGCCGTCGGGCCGCGGGCGGGCCGGCCGAGTCGGCTTTCTCCACCCTCGTCGGCCTCGAGCTCCGCCCCCGCCGGCTGCGCGAGGCGGCGGCCATGTGGTCGGCAGTCTCGGAGGCGGTGGGCGCCGAGCAGCGCGACGCCCTGTGGTCGCACCCGGACATCGTGCCCACCAGCGCCGACGTCGACGACCCGCAGGCGCTGATCGCGCGGCTCACCTCGAGCGAGCCCGCGTTCGACGACGTCGACCAGGCCATCGAGGACCTGCTGAACGACACGAGCGACGACCGTCCCCGCGAGGCGGAAGACGGCTCGGCCGACGAGCCCGGCTCCTCCCCCGCCCCCTGACGCCCGCCCGGTCGACCGGGCACCTGTGGACAACCACGCCTCGACGCGAGGCGTGGTCCAGTCTCGTCGGGTGCCCCACCTCTCGCCCCTCCGTCTCCCTCCCCGTGCGCCCGTGGTCTGGCGTGACCCGTCGACCCTGCAGATCGGGGTCGAGCACGTGCACGCGGTGGTCGACCACGTGACGACGGGCCAGGCCGAGTTCCTTGCCGCGGTCTCGTCGGGCCTCGGCGTCGGGGGCATCTCCGCCGTGGTGGTCCAGGTGGGCTGTGACAGGTCGGAGGCCCTCGCCCTGGTGCGGCGGCTCGGTCCCGTCATCGGGGGCTCCCCCACGAACCAGCCCGAGCCGGCGCGTCGCCCCGTCGTCCGGCTGGCCGGGCACGGTGCGTTGGCCGACGAGGTGGGGCGCCTCCTCGAGTCCTGCGCCGTCGGCGTGCTGGCCGAGGACGGCGACTCGGCCGCGGCGGCGCGCGGACCGGCGGACGACGCTGCGGACGGCGCGAGGGCCCACGTCGGCGTCGTCGTCGGCGGGCTCGTCCCCGACCCCGTCGTCACGAGCGAGTGGCTCCGGCGAGACGTGCCGCACGTCCTCGTGCGCGTCGGGGACCGCTCGGTCCGCGTCGGGCCGGTCGTCGTTCCCGGGGCCACTGCCTGCGCTCGGTGCCTGCACCTCCACGACGGGGACGACGACCGTGCGTGGCCCGCCATCGCGGGTCAGCTGGCGGCCCTCCCGGTCGCCTCGCCGCCCCTGCTGGTCCTCCGCGACGCGGCGGTCCGGACCGTCCGGCGCGTCCTCTCGCTGACGAGCACGGACGGGGTCGGCCACGGCCGGGGCGGCGTGGGGCCGGCAGAGGTCGTCCGCATCGAGCTCGACACCCTCGAGGTCAGCTCGTCGGTCGTGCAGCCCCATCCCGACTGCGGGTGCGGAGCTCCTCCAGGAACCGGCTCGGTCGGCGCTCGCCGCCACGGCCCTGCCCGCTCGGCGCCCATGAGAGGCGCAGGCGCTCCCGCGCACGCGTGATGCCGACGTAGAGCAGGCGACGCTCCTCGTCGATCGCCTCCAGCCCCTGCGCGTAGCTGATCGGCACGAGGCCCTCGCTGAGGCCGACCAGGTAGACGCTCCGCCACTCGAGGCCCTTGGCCGAGTGCAGGGTGGCGAGGGTCACCGCGGCCATGGTCGGCTCGTGCTGTCCGGCCTGCCTCGCGAGGAGCTCCTCCACGAACTGCTTCAGCGTCGTGCCCTCCGGCGACGCCTCGGCCAGGCCCATCAGGGCGTTCAACGACTCCCACCGGTCGCGCAGGGCGCCGCGCTGCTCCGGTGCCTCCTGCGTCCAGCCCAGCGAGCGGAGCACGTCGCTCACTGTCTTGAAGAGGGGCTCGCCGATGATGCTGACCGAGGCTCCCTTGAGCATCATCACCGCCTCCTTGACCTCACGGAGGTCGAAGAACCGTGCGGCGCCGTGGATGCGCGTCGAGACGCCGACGTCCGCCAGGGCGCGCTCGAGCGCCGCGGCCTGCACGTTGACCCTGTAGAGCACCGCGATCTCCTCGGGGGCGACGCCGCTGGCGATCTCGTCGGCGATGGTCTGCGCGACGCCTCGGGCCTCGGCCATGTCGGTCGGGTACTGCACCACAGGCGGCACAGGCCCCGTCGACTCGACCGCCGGGTGAAGGTGCAGCGCGCCGGGTCGGCCGCGCATCAGCTGGTTCGCGGTGTCGACGATCTGACGAGACGAGCGGTAGTTCTGCTCGAGCCGGACGACGGTCGCGTCGTCGTAGCGCGAGCCGAACCCGAGGAGGTAGTCCGCCGAGGCGCCGGCGAACGAGTAGATGGTCTGGCTCGCGTCGCCCACGACGCAGAGGTCGTTGCGGTCGCCGAGCCAGAGCTCCAGGAGTTCTTGCTGCAGCGGCGAGACGTCCTGGTACTCGTCGACGACGAAGAACCGGTACTGCTCACGCACCTGCTGCGCCACGCGCGGCTCGAGCTGCATCATGCCGACGGTCGCCAGGAGGACGTCCTCGAAGTCGAGCTGCCGCCGCTCGTCCTTGATGTCCTCGTAGGCACCGTGCAGGTCGACGGCCTTCTCCACGGTGAGCGACTGGGGCAGGTTCCGCGAGTGCGCCTTCACGGCGTACTGCTCGACCGTCAGGCGGGACACCTTGCGCCACTCGATCTCGCCGGCGGTGTCGCGCAGCGACGCCGTGTCGAGCTTCAGGCCGACCCGCTCGGCCGCGTGGGCCAGGAGCTTCCCCTTGCTGTCGATCAGCCGCGGCATCTGCCCGCCCATCGTCTGAGGCCAGAAGTACGAGAGCTGCGACAGCGCCGAGGCGTGGAAGGTGCGGGCCGAGACCCCGCCCGCCCCGAGCTGACGGAGGCGCCCCCGCAGCTCGGCCGCGGCGCGCGACGTGAACGTGAGCGCCATCACGCGCCCCGGCGCGTACACGCCGGTGGCGACGCCGTAGGCGATGCGATGGGTGATGGCCCTGGTCTTGCCGGTGCCGGCCCCCGCCAGCAGGCAGACCGGTCCGAGCAGGCGCCTGGCCGCTTCACGCTGCTGCTCGTCGAGGCCGGCGAGCAGGGTCGCGGCGTCGCTCACTGGTCGAGCTCGGCGCCGAACCAGTCCTCGATGATGGCCCGGGCGATGGAGGTGCGACCGGGCAGGAGGACCTCGCCGAGCGACGCGGCGAGCTCGTCGCGGCTGAACCAGCGGAGGTCGAGGATCTCGGCGCCGTCGGGCTCGAGGGTGCCGGGGTCGTCGACGTCGACACGGGCCGTGAAGCCCAGCATCAGGCTGGCGGGGAAGGGCCACGGCTGAGAGCCCACGTACCGGGGGTCGACGACCTTCACGCCGCTCTCCTCGAAGATCTCGCGCTGGACCGCGTGCTCGAGCGACTCGCCCGGCTCGACGAAGCCCGCGAGCAGCGACCACCGGTTGGACTCCCAGAGGGCGTTCGAGCCGAGCAGGAGGCGGTCGTCGGCGTCCGTGACGCCCACGATGATCGCCGGGTCGGTCCGGGGGAAGACCTCGTGGCCGTCGTCGGCGTCGCGGCCGACCCAGCCGGCCTTGTCGCGGACGAGGGGACGCCCGGTGCGCGGCGAGAAGCGGTGGGAGTCGTGCCAGTTCGCGAGCGCGACGGCCTCGACCGCCAGGCCGGCGTCGCGGTCGCTCAGCCGGGTGCCGAACATGCGGACGCTGCCCCAGTCGTCGTCGGCCGCCGACAGCTGGGCGGAGGCCTCGTCGTCGAGCAGTGCGGCGACCAGGGGCGTGCCCACGGGTTCGGCCGCGGCGGGGTCGAGCGAGCGCCCGAGGTAGAGGTAGCCGCTCGCCTCGGGGACGTCGCCGGGGGGCAGGAGGGCGAGGCGGTCGCCGCCCGCCATCAGCAGGCGCGTGCCCCAGACCGGGAGCACGCGCGTGCCCTCGGCGGCGAGCAGCTCGGGGATGGCGTCGGGTCGTTCTCTGGTGAGGTAGTCACGGTCGACCTGGTGACGAGCGAGGGGCAGCCGGGACGTGAGCGGCGAGGACATCGGACGACCAATCATCGCGAGTTGACAGCGTGGCGAACGGCGGAGCACCGGACACTGCGGCCTACCCTGAGGGCATGGCCAGATCTCACCTCACTCTAGCCGCGTTGGCCACGGCCGCCGTCGCCGACCTCGACGTGCGCACGACCTCCCCGCACGGCTCGTCGACCGGCGACGTCGACTCCGCGCTGCTCACGACGGGGGCCGGCGACGACCTCATCGTCCGTGTCCCGCGATCGCAGCGCGCCGAGGCTCAGCAGTCCGCCGACCTCGTGGCGCTGCGGGCGCTCAGCGCCGGCGTCCGCGGGCGCCTGCCCTTCGCCGTCCCGTCCTACCGGGGCCAGGCGCCCGTCGGCCGGACCCGCGGCATCGTCTACGACTTCATCCAGGGCACGCACCTGCGCACGGCCCAGGTGACCGGCGGCTCCGGCCTGCCCACGGCGCTCGGCCGGGGCGTGGCCGCGATCCACGCCCTGCCCACCAGCTTCGTCACCGACGCCGGGCTCACGAGCCACACGCCCTTCGAGGCGATGCGCTCGACGGCCTCGCTCGTCGACCGTGCTGCCTCCACCCGGCTGCTGCCGGCCGCCCTGCTCGAGCGGTGGGAGGCGGCGATCCAGGACCACGTGCTGTGGCAGTTCCAGCCCACCGTCGTCAACGGCTCCCTCGACGCGGCGTCGTTCCTCGTGGTCGACGGCACCGTCACGGGCGTCCTGGGCTGGCAGGACCTGCAGGTCGGCGACCCTGCCCGCGACCTCGCCTGGCTGCTCGGCGCCGGCCCCGAGGCCGTCGACGCCGCCTTCGCGGCCTACAACGACGCGCGAGGCACGAGCGACCACCAGCTGCGCCGCCGCGCCACCCTCTACCGCGAGCTCGACACGGCGAAGTGGCTGCTGCACGGCACGGCGACGAAGAACACCGCCGTGGTGGACGACGCGGTGGGCATGATGGCCGCCCTCGTCGACCGGCTGCAGTCGCCCGACGGGGTGTCGATCTCGTCGGACTCGACGGCCGCGCTCGACCTCGACGGCGTCGAGGAGCTGCTCTCGACCACCGAGCGCCGGCACGGCTGACGCCGCGCGCTAGCCGCCCGCCTCCACCTCGTCCCAGAGCGCCGCGAGCTCGTCCCGGCTCGCGATGTGCCGGGGCTCGACCACGACGTCGTCGGCCACGAAGTAGAAGGCCGCGTCGATGTCGGCCGCGGGCACGCCGCGGAACGCGGAGTACGCCTCGCGGTAGAGGGCCAGCTGCAGCTGCCTCAGCTCGAGGTCGGCGTCGTCGGCAGGGGCGCGACCGGTCTTCCAGTCGACCACCTGGAGGCGCCCCTCCCGCTCGAAGACCGCGTCGATCTTGCAGATCACCGTTCGACGGCCGAGCGGCAGGTGCACCTCGAGCTCGACGTCGACCGGCTCGAGCCGGGCCCAGGGAGACCGCTCGAAGGTGGCCTGCAGCTCGCCGAGACGGCGGGCGTCGTCGGGGTCGACGAGGCCGTTCCCGCTGCGCTCCTCGTCGTCGTCGAGGTCGAGCTCCGGCCGCCAGGCGTCGAGCAGCTCGGCTCGGCCTGTCGGGCGGTAGCGCCGCTCGACCCACTCGTGGAACAGGGTGCCGAGGCGCGTGGCCCGGTACGGACGCTCGGGCAGCGGGCGACGGAGGGCCGAGGCCACGCCGGACGGGTCGCTGACGTAGTCCTTGAAGCGCGACGCCGGGATGCGCTGCGGCAGGTCGATGCTGCCGGACCGCCGACGGATCGCCTCGCGCTCGAGCAGCAGCAGGTCGATGTCGTCGGCCCAGGGCCCAGTGTCGTCACGGCGGCGGGCCGCCGCGTCGCCGGTGCCCTCGCCCGCGCCGTCGCCGATGGCGTCGCCGGGCTCCGCCTCTTCTCGGGCCCGCAGGGTCCTTCCGACCCGCACGGCGGCGAGCTCGACCCGGGCGCGCCTCGGGCCGAGGGGGTCGACCGGCCAGGCGAGCTCCCGTGACGACTGGGCCAGGGGGTCGAACTCGTCGTCGGGCCCGGCCGGCACCGCCTCGGCCGGGACGAGACCCGCCTCCACCAGCTCGGCCAGGTACCGGCTCGGCTGCCGGGGCTTGACGGTCGACGACCAGAACGAGCCGCTGAGCAGCAGGGCCTCCTTAGCCCGGGTGAACGCGACGTACGCCAGGCGTCGCTCCTCCGAGAGGTGCCGTCGCCGCAGGTCGTCCTTGAAGGTCGCGAGGCGCTGGTCGAACTCCTTCTGGTCGTCGACGGACCGCCAGGCGAGGTCGGGCAGCTCGGCGGCGTCGCCCCGGAACTCGAAGGGCAGCTCGCCGAAGCCGAGCCAGCCGACGCCCTCGCGGGACGTGCCCGGCAGCTCGCCCTCGACGAGGCGCGGCACCGCGACGAGATCCCACTCGAGGCCCTTCGACCCGTGCACCGTCAGCAGCTGGACGGTGCCGGGCTCGCCGTCGTCCGACCTCGGCCCCATGTCGTCGCGCCGCTCGGCCGCGGCGAGCCAG from Frigoribacterium sp. PvP032 includes these protein-coding regions:
- the nudC gene encoding NAD(+) diphosphatase, whose translation is MSSPLTSRLPLARHQVDRDYLTRERPDAIPELLAAEGTRVLPVWGTRLLMAGGDRLALLPPGDVPEASGYLYLGRSLDPAAAEPVGTPLVAALLDDEASAQLSAADDDWGSVRMFGTRLSDRDAGLAVEAVALANWHDSHRFSPRTGRPLVRDKAGWVGRDADDGHEVFPRTDPAIIVGVTDADDRLLLGSNALWESNRWSLLAGFVEPGESLEHAVQREIFEESGVKVVDPRYVGSQPWPFPASLMLGFTARVDVDDPGTLEPDGAEILDLRWFSRDELAASLGEVLLPGRTSIARAIIEDWFGAELDQ
- a CDS encoding phosphotransferase codes for the protein MARSHLTLAALATAAVADLDVRTTSPHGSSTGDVDSALLTTGAGDDLIVRVPRSQRAEAQQSADLVALRALSAGVRGRLPFAVPSYRGQAPVGRTRGIVYDFIQGTHLRTAQVTGGSGLPTALGRGVAAIHALPTSFVTDAGLTSHTPFEAMRSTASLVDRAASTRLLPAALLERWEAAIQDHVLWQFQPTVVNGSLDAASFLVVDGTVTGVLGWQDLQVGDPARDLAWLLGAGPEAVDAAFAAYNDARGTSDHQLRRRATLYRELDTAKWLLHGTATKNTAVVDDAVGMMAALVDRLQSPDGVSISSDSTAALDLDGVEELLSTTERRHG
- a CDS encoding ATP-dependent helicase translates to MSDAATLLAGLDEQQREAARRLLGPVCLLAGAGTGKTRAITHRIAYGVATGVYAPGRVMALTFTSRAAAELRGRLRQLGAGGVSARTFHASALSQLSYFWPQTMGGQMPRLIDSKGKLLAHAAERVGLKLDTASLRDTAGEIEWRKVSRLTVEQYAVKAHSRNLPQSLTVEKAVDLHGAYEDIKDERRQLDFEDVLLATVGMMQLEPRVAQQVREQYRFFVVDEYQDVSPLQQELLELWLGDRNDLCVVGDASQTIYSFAGASADYLLGFGSRYDDATVVRLEQNYRSSRQIVDTANQLMRGRPGALHLHPAVESTGPVPPVVQYPTDMAEARGVAQTIADEIASGVAPEEIAVLYRVNVQAAALERALADVGVSTRIHGAARFFDLREVKEAVMMLKGASVSIIGEPLFKTVSDVLRSLGWTQEAPEQRGALRDRWESLNALMGLAEASPEGTTLKQFVEELLARQAGQHEPTMAAVTLATLHSAKGLEWRSVYLVGLSEGLVPISYAQGLEAIDEERRLLYVGITRARERLRLSWAPSGQGRGGERRPSRFLEELRTRSRDGAARPTS